One genomic window of Arachis stenosperma cultivar V10309 chromosome 10, arast.V10309.gnm1.PFL2, whole genome shotgun sequence includes the following:
- the LOC130956747 gene encoding uncharacterized protein LOC130956747 — MIELYVEFEQQSVSGTVDEEVNVDELGDIDWEEENNDSEEEFEANYEVDDENDDGDLAANPEVQNEANAITSQHPFGVPSFMRTLDLEAMHDPEFLEYANTGEGNAAAEDGEFSVGMEFGSRESVISAIKSYTISRGVDYTVYESEPQTFYAKCKGYGAGCEWLIQASLIRKKACWEIRRYNGKHTCTLGTISQDHAKLDSDTIADVIRPLVESDHSIKVKSVIAEVQSRFNYIVSYRKAWLAKQKAVAKVFGDWEVSYQTLPVWLKAMTIKMPRSRVQIKTLPVYRETEEVQGVRVLHRVFWSFYPCIVAFRHCKPLVQVDGTHLYEKYKGALLVAVAQDGNQNIVPIAFAIVEGETADAWEFFLTNLRRYVVTIDGVGIISDQHTSIDAAIARSNGAWSPPRAWHMYCIRHIGSNFLRRFKAPYLHKLVVNTGYSRTEQEYNKNYQRLKERGEAYTQWCDEIGVERWVLAFDGGHRWGHMTTNLVECINSVLKGARNLPVTALVRSTFYRLNELFTRKSTEAHERLHNGFTYSEFATKKVEERFRRAGNVVVNRFDRRNEMFEVREMQDGTIYTVNLAQRHYDCGHFQVERLPCQHVLACCTNQRLDWQLYVHDVYKMSEICKVYRGEFVPMGDPSTWNRYEGAKVIANWTLRRATKGRPKSTRYLNEMDSREMRGPHRCTICGREGHSRSRCPQRVGPSSAGGH, encoded by the exons ATGATAGAGTTGTACGTTGAGTTTGAGCAGCAGTCAGTGTCGGGTACGGTCGACGAGGAGGTCAATGTTGATGAGCTCGGTGATATAGATtgggaagaagaaaataatgaCAGTGAAGAGGAGTTCGAAGCTAACTATGAAGTCGATGACGAAAATGATGACGGAGACTTGGCAGCCAATCCGGAGGTGCAAAATGAAGCCAATGCAATTACAAGCCAGCACCCGTTTGGTGTTCCGTCTTTTATGCGGACTCTAGATCTGGAAGCCATGCATGACCCAGAATTTCTTGAGTATGCGAATACGG GTGAGGGCAACGCTGCGGCGGAAGACGGCGAGTTTAGTGTTGGAATGGAATTTGGATCGAGAGAGTCAGTGATATCTGCAATCAAAAGCTACACTATCTCTAGAGGGGTTGATTACACTGTGTATGAGTCTGAGCCACAGACATTCTATGCGAAATGCAAGGGGTATGGTGCAGGGTGCGAATGGCTAATCCAGGCTAGCTTGATTCGAAAGAAAGCTTGTTGGGAGATCAGGAGATACAATGGCAAGCACACGTGCACCTTGGGAACGATATCACAAGATCATGCCAAGTTGGACTCAGACACAATTGCAGATGTCATTAGGCCGTTGGTCGAATCAGACCACTCGATAAAAGTGAAATCTGTAATTGCAGAAGTTCAATCCAGGTTCAACTACATTGTCAGTTATCGCAAGGCTTGGTTGGCAAAGCAGAAAGCTGTTGCCAAGGTTTTCGGTGATTGGGAAGTTTCTTACCAAACTCTGCCAGTATGGTTGAAAGCAATGACGATTAAAATGCCAAGGTCTCGTGTTCAAATCAAAACGCTCCCCGTTTACCGTGAGACTGAGGAGGTTCAAGGTGTAAGAGTTCTGCATCGTGTTTTTTGGAGCTTCTATCCGTGTATTGTAGCATTTAGACACTGCAAGCCGCTAGTGCAAGTTGATGGCACGCACCtgtatgaaaaatataaagGTGCACTTCTGGTAGCGGTTGCACAAGACGGAAATCAAAACATCGTGCCTATTGCTTTTGCCATAGTCGAGGGTGAGACGGCAGACGCATGGGAGTTTTTCCTAACGAATTTGCGGAGATATGTTGTTACCATTGATGGTGTGGGTATTATTTCTGACCAACATACCTCCATCGACGCTGCAATAGCTCGCAGTAATGGTGCATGGTCACCACCAAGAGCGTGGCACATGTACTGCATCAGGCACATCGGCTCCAACTTCTTAAGGAGGTTCAAGGCTCCATATTTGCATAAACTCGTGGTGAACACAG GCTATTCTAGAACGGAGCAGGAGTACAACAAAAACTACCAAAGGCTTAAAGAGCGGGGTGAGGCATATACTCAATGGTGCGATGAGATCGGTGTTGAGAGATGGGTGTTGGCATTCGATGGTGGTCATCGATGGGGACATATGACGACAAACTTGGTAGAGTGCATAAATTCTGTCCTGAAGGGGGCACGCAACCTTCCTGTGACTGCCCTGGTCCGGTCAACCTTCTATCGGCTGAATGAGTTGTTCACTCGGAAGAGTACCGAGGCTCATGAGCGTCTCCACAACGGATTTACGTATTCAGAGTTCGCAACGAAGAAAGTTGAAGAAAGATTCCGACGTGCAGGAAACGTTGTGGTCAACCGGTTCGACAGGCGCAACGAGATGTTTGAGGTTCGCGAAATGCAAGACGGTACCATTTACACAGTCAACCTTGCACAACGACACTACGATTGTGGCCATTTCCAGGTCGAGCGACTTCCATGTCAACACGTGCTTGCATGTTGCACCAACCAGCGTCTCGATTGGCAACTGTACGTGCACGATGTGTACAAGATGTCTGAAATTTGCAAGGTTTACAGAGGCGAGTTTGTTCCGATGGGTGACCCATCTACATGGAATAGATACGAAGGAGCGAAGGTGATCGCCAACTGGACATTGAGGCGCGCGACGAAAGGAAGACCGAAGTCCACCCGCTACTTGAATGAGATGGATTCACGTGAGATGCGTGGTCCTCACCGATGCACTATATGTGGACGCGAGGGACATAGCCGCAGCCGATGTCCTCAGCGCGTAGGTCCAAGCTCCGCTGGAGGTCATTAG